From one Plasmodium malariae genome assembly, chromosome: 12 genomic stretch:
- the PmUG01_12062900 gene encoding tRNA intron endonuclease, putative has translation MTNRSSKREIVFSDLSKHFIVVDGIKYGADFVLYKDTTDHEHGFALIFIKEENTTLNHKEKIIISRICESVKKKGIIAYFNENTNTVRYEEILRKKE, from the exons atgacAAATAGAAGTTCCAAAAGAGAAATCGTTTTTAGTGACTTGAGCAAACACTTCATCGTGGTTGATGGGATAAAATACGGGGCTGATTTTGTGCTGTATAAag ataCCACTGATCATGAGCATGGTTTTGCTCTCATCTTTATAAAAGAAGAGAATACTACATTAAATCATaaagagaaaattataattagtAGAATATGCGAAAGTGTTAAAAAGAAA GGTATAATTgcttattttaatgaaaacaCCAATACCGTAAGATACGAGGAAATTCTAAGAAAAAAGGAGTAA
- the PmUG01_12062800 gene encoding conserved Plasmodium protein, unknown function, with product MDRKYHFGKGGRKNNNYSIVFEKRKVNKSHANFMDYDDSDNTEILKNHLKDLKQLKENVIKKRNQSKALIRTFLDSFFSNKETNYNFDIFYDKCLLIIKRYLLVYKEINDILLKRSSKDGGTTNCVNVNSSLRDEEGEYRNNIIGGKNAPISINNNNSPDNNYNNNNNDNSNISNRNCNGNFSSNHISGNSGVLYDLIDNNMLIHNNRLLFDYDDDSEIYTSSEEEIVIESKSFKKKKSIKGNNKNRKNYANDSDYLKNNNRKDVLKEKEYFDRMEKERVTRRYKKRSKKICLLNRYPSYLRDLIRIVKIAKNQEKKILQINFLKKYSEYMNRNKLNTLFNKLYISNCYMNNKSYIEKKKKRLLYRIVRHKLVNYLYKNHDIFLEKLLKKKNSYNNLSIENIEKLLETHNCAKCSLSSTLKSCKMCKEKVKILFYITFYDNLNYTSILRNANSKDGKGNKTSEAKHLLTHIFLNKKEKRKTINVEYDISYHENKYIYMVSKNNIFCHILHENYIRDNFNDLLLRIKNGSRGYNLLHVIFNKYKNKNYFNYKKMKPYLENFYRSTSSTTGSSTTSGVRSNSQRNIEGGILLVDSFYDNFSSVIVKDEKNVNIFYDKVFENFYNILYMDKSSSNKIMYRNVGRKEIEVVNCDGGDSDADDVFSGGSINDKLMHLNNYSHGVGNYIGNNSGRHPSNVARRTRNEEGKLTLPKEMSKVYMNVKKMSNIDDQYIDDGAWDKNYHNKYYYLKKMTKKNSEVTSRNDNNMMNNTFNDYFKKINEETAILVNSDDSDENIQCNRGKTQYLMNYLKGVNSRNVDGSTCNKFILERYRMRNYKKYIIVHPLINSKCIGFKINVKDIANRDLDIYCINNTEYVNAYKNTVHFLMNSVNIDMKKKYDEYKNIRSRVNKGQNGVHVNELDINGARKSGVHPNDVDINVDYANVDYANVDYANVDYINESRRNKNTVNEYIVVIDENMVEDKYKIDIYDYGDVTAYIVNTKKEKKKEFYSNFIRNEIYTHRWINRLQFKLQNYSNVYEHSYIKSSHLKQLKEYLYGLLINCYYENIYDVSFNILLSSNYRNFNPEKEYVLKNISYNLNGIYQNLLMCIQSDILNYERIRSSNNKVLLDEPSIQLRVNNYLLNNKWNKQNREFFDQIINKYRFIFLYYMVYTYPKFLHIFNIIKTKNFRAYIKNCMPEKDNDHQHIHVEQKGFTSEKKILKSAKKNKIENNMEETLLSKDVYLPPYKVDSNILNAFSLSDLLLVDINKEENHFENSTFLNVLNGVSSIETVGKQVHPTCYNTFLFYMQNNNQYIKNIMRVNQIATIFSILNAYLSFITARCYNYFRTNNLWKYLIYNFKEIQKTENYEEFSIREKDFPSSFVQRFLDTFLLKKNDSYFVSDRTQCKLLVYTLLIQLCLTDNLLPLNLALINKNISYTLRELNFTFKGRKAISFNIQA from the coding sequence ATGGATAGAAAATATCATTTTGGCAAAGGGGGTCGTAAGAATAACAATTACTCAATagtttttgaaaaaagaaaggtaAATAAATCCCATGCAAATTTTATGGATTACGATGATTCCGACAATactgaaatattaaaaaatcatttaaaagatttaaaacaactaaaagaaaatgtaataaaaaagagaaaccAATCTAAGGCATTAATAAGAACATTCCTggattcttttttttccaataaagaaacaaattataattttgatatattttatgataagTGTTTActaattattaaaagatatttattagtgtataaagaaataaatgatatattgtTAAAAAGGAGTTCAAAAGATGGCGGAACTACAAACTGTGTAAATGTAAACTCCTCTTTACGTGACGAAGAAGGGGAATATAGGAACAACATAATTGGGGGAAAAAATGCCCCCAtcagtattaataataataatagccctgataataattataacaataataataacgataatagtaatattagcAATAGAAATTGCAACGGAAACTTCAGTAGTAACCACATCAGCGGTAACAGTGGTGTACTGTACGATTTAATAGACAACAATATGCTAATTCACAACAACAGACTACTTTTTGACTACGATGATGACAGCGAAATATACACATCAAGTGAGGAAGAAATTGTTATAGAAAGTAAATcctttaaaaagaaaaagagcaTTAAgggtaataataaaaatcgAAAGAATTATGCAAATGATTCagattatttgaaaaataataatcgGAAAGATGTTTTGAAAGAAAAGGAATATTTCGATAGaatggaaaaagaaagagtTACACGTAGATATAAAAAgagaagcaaaaaaatatgtttgcTTAACAGATACCCTTCATATTTAAGAGACCTTATAAGAATTGTAAAAATTGCCAAAAAtcaagaaaagaaaattttacagataaatttcttaaaaaaatattcggaatatatgaatagaaataaattgaatacattgtttaataaattgtatatatctaattgttatatgaataacaaaagttatattgaaaagaagaaaaaaagattgTTGTATCGAATAGTACGTCACAAACTGGTGAATTATCTTTATAAGAAtcatgatatatttttagaaaaattattgaagaagaaaaatagctacaataatttaagtatagaaaatatagaaaaattactTGAAACGCATAATTGTGCTAAGTGCTCATTGTCTTCTACTTTGAAATCTTGCAAAATGTGCAAGGAGAAAGtgaaaattcttttttatataactttttatgataatttaaattataccTCCATTTTGAGAAATGCAAATAGTAAGGATGGTAAAGGGAATAAAACGAGTGAAGCGAAGCATTTGTTGACACACATTTTTCTtaacaaaaaagagaaaaggaaaacaatTAATGTAGAGTATGATATATCTTATCAtgaaaataagtatatatatatggtatcaaaaaataatattttttgccatatattacatgaaaattacataagagataattttaatgatttgCTATTGAGAATTAAAAATGGAAGTAGAGGCTATAATTTGTTACAtgtcatttttaataaatacaaaaataaaaattattttaattataaaaagatgAAACCGTATTTAGAAAATTTCTATCGTTCTACTTCCAGTACAACGGGGAGTAGTACTACCAGCGGGGTAAGATCTAATTCCCAAAGAAATATAGAAGGAGGAATATTGTTGGTTGATTcattttatgataatttttcaaGTGTAATTGTTAAAGATGAAAagaatgtaaatatattttatgataaagtatttgaaaatttttataacatattatatatggataAAAGTAGTtcgaataaaataatgtaccGTAACGTAGGCAGAAAGGAAATAGAAGTTGTTAACTGTGATGGGGGAGACTCTGATGCGGATGACGTATTTTCTGGGGGTTCTATAAACGACAAGCTTATGCACTTGAACAATTACAGCCACGGCGTTGGTAACTATATCGGCAATAACAGTGGCAGGCACCCATCCAATGTAGCAAGACGGACAAGAAACGAAGAAGGCAAATTGACTTTACCAAAAGAAATGAGCAAAGTGTATATGAATGTGAAAAAGATGAGCAATATTGACGATCAATATATAGATGATGGTGCGTGGGATAAGAATTACCATAATAAGTATTATTACCTTAAAAAGATGACAAAGAAAAATAGTGAGGTCACAAGtagaaatgataataatatgatgaataatacatttaatgattattttaaaaaaataaatgaagaaacTGCTATTCTAGTAAATAGCGATGATAGTGATGAAAATATCCAATGTAACCGCGGGAAAACCCAATACTTAATGAACTATTTAAAAGGGGTAAACAGTAGAAATGTCGATGGTAGTACgtgtaataaatttatattagaaAGGTACAGAAtgagaaattataaaaaatatattattgtacaCCCTTTGATTAATTCGAAATGTATAggatttaaaattaatgtaaaGGACATTGCGAATAGGGATCtagatatatattgtattaacAATACAGAATATGTGAATGCGTATAAGAACACTGTCCACTTTTTGATGAACAGTGTAAATATAGATATGAAAAAGAAGTATGAtgagtataaaaatattagaagCAGGGTAAATAAGGGGCAAAATGGAGTGCACGTAAATGAACTCGACATAAATGGTGCACGAAAAAGTGGAGTACACCCAAATGACGTTGACATAAATGTCGACTATGCAAATGTCGACTACGCAAATGTCGATTACGCAAATGTTGATTACATAAATGAGAGCAGGAGGAACAAAAATACAGTGAATGAATACATAGTTGTCATAGACGAAAATATGGTAGAggataaatacaaaattgaTATATACGACTATGGCGACGTAACTGCATATATagtaaatacaaaaaaagaaaagaaaaaagaattttattccaattttataagaaatgaaatatatacgCATAGATGGATAAATAGACTCCAGTtcaaattacaaaattatagtaatgtatatgaacatagttatataaaaagttcaCATTTGAAACAGTTAAAGGAGTATTTATACGGGTTACTGATAAATtgttattatgaaaatatatatgatgtttcttttaatatattattaagttctaattatagaaattttaatccagaaaaagaatatgttttaaaaaatatcagTTATAATTTGAATGGCATTTACCAGAATTTGTTAATGTGTATTCAGAGTGACATTCTTAATTATGAAAGAATTAGAAGttctaataataaagtaCTATTAGATGAACCTAGTATTCAATTAAgggtaaataattatttgttaaataataAGTGGAATAAACAGAATAGAGAATTTTTTGatcaaattattaacaaatatagatttatatttttatattatatggtatatacatatccaaaatttttacacatttttaatataattaaaacaaaaaattttagagcatatataaaaaattgtatgcCTGAAAAGGATAATGATCACCAACATATTCATGTAGAACAAAAGGGTTTTACATctgaaaagaaaatattaaaaagtgccaagaaaaataaaattgaaaacaATATGGAAGAAACATTACTTTCGAAAGATGTGTACTTACCTCCATATAAAGTTGATAGTAACATATTAAATGCTTTTTCTCTGAGTGACCTATTATTAgtagatataaataaagaagaaaaccATTTTGAAAATTCCACCTTTTTAAATGTGTTAAATGGGGTATCAAGTATAGAAACAGTAGGAAAGCAAGTGCATCCTACTtgttataatacatttttattttacatgcagaataataatcaatatattaaaaatataatgagaGTAAATCAAATAGCAACTATATTTTCAATTCTAAATGCTTATCTTTCATTCATAACAGCTCgctgttataattattttagaaCAAATAATCTTTGGAAatatcttatatataattttaaagaaatccAAAAGACagaaaattatgaagaattTTCAATTAGGGAAAAAGATTTCCCATCTTCTTTTGTTCAAAGATTTTTAGAtacatttttacttaaaaaaaatgatagcTATTTTGTTTCAGATCGTACCCAATGTAAACTTTTGGTTTACACGTTATTAATACAGCTGTGTCTGACGGATAACTTGTTACCATTAAACTTAgctttaataaataaaaatattagttaTACTCTAAGAGAGCtcaattttacttttaaggGTAGGAAAGCaatatcatttaatataCAAGCATAG
- the PmUG01_12063000 gene encoding RNA-binding protein, putative: MDSLYGDLPPPVSSNSNSSNKLGKGENTNTSNEGKNTYIEINKFLITPAIVQKKIANIKNVNKEKNLQNSYDNNKDGGNKGFITKGSNYGDDEDAILTCGDKIISKDNSMKSNESIRSDTNIEIININKSIQNDLKKISYRLNKIQQSNKSEQIASSHNIHRGSGHDDNREQSRKDRNEEMNKEYGKFNESNNKMDNLNDDGINNNSKNTYFENGLYEKYFITDANEDYYPNKPNDLNKIIKERKRKKLILLALQRKKLEEEQMEETTKEESNRTTIKEYDKMSKNANYGYADKNCYTTKDHLLNAEKNRKDYVNSTILSQEEQDEENNMQKEYKLKERKRKIIGEEYKTMEDENEQMNIIYTEKLTNKIPHNLYNTNNMEKMIDDSNDDYMNKGKEMVSRKAYGKTYGITYDYPNDKLVDQPNEQPIDKPFDRSNNEVDAPVKKDFATRMMEKMGWKKGEGLGKDKQGIKAPLILQKVDKRSGVIIQAPVILKKNNSNDSINSCDSKTISRIIQLTNLVTVDEVDDTLKEEIEEEASKFGNLLNSNIVIDKNLHDAFAVKIFCEYESSDQAQNALNTFKGRTFAGRRVEASFADEKEYTTNLKVD, translated from the coding sequence ATGGATAGCCTGTACGGGGATTTACCCCCCCCAGTTTCCTCAAACTCAAATAGTAGTAACAAATTAGGGAAAGGTGAAAATACGAACACATCAAATGAgggaaaaaatacatatattgaaataaacaaatttttaataacacCTGCAATTGTTCAGAAGAAAAttgcaaatataaaaaatgtaaacaagGAAAAGAATTTACAAAACAgctatgataataataaggaTGGAGGGAATAAAGGTTTCATTACAAAGGGCTCCAATTATGGAGATGATGAAGATGCCATATTAACATGCGgtgataaaattataagtaaAGATAATAGTATGAAAAGCAATGAAAGTATAAGAAGTGATACcaatatagaaataataaatataaataagtcCATTCAAAACgatttaaagaaaattagTTATCGACTGAATAAGATACAGCAGAGTAACAAAAGCGAACAAATAGCTAGTAGTCATAATATCCATCGTGGTTCTGGGCATGATGACAATCGAGAACAGTCGAGGAAAGACAGAAACGAAGAAATGAACAAAGAATATGGCAAATTTAATGAGAGTAATAACAAAATGGATAATTTAAATGACGAtggtattaataataattcaaagaatacatattttgaaaatggCTTATATGAGAAATATTTCATAACAGATGCTAACGAAGATTACTATCCAAATAAACCTAAcgatttaaataaaattataaaagaaagaaaaaggaaaaaattaattctatTAGCATTGCAGAGAAAAAAACTAGAGGAAGAACAAATGGAAGAAACAACGAAAGAAGAAAGCAATAGAACTACAATAAAGGAATATGATAAGATGAGTAAGAATGCGAATTATGGATATGCAGATAAAAATTGCTACACGACAAAGGATCACTTATTGAATGCAGAAAAGAATAGGAAAGATTATGTAAATAGCACAATATTATCACAGGAGGAACaagatgaagaaaataatatgcaaaaagaatataaattaaaagagagaaaaagaaaaataataggaGAGGAGTACAAAACAATGGAAGAtgaaaatgaacaaatgaatataatcTATACTGAAAAATTAACGAACAAAATACCAcataatttgtataatacaaataacaTGGAAAAAATGATAGATGACAGTAATGATGATTATATGAACAAAGGCAAAGAAATGGTTTCACGTAAAGCTTATGGTAAGACATATGGTATAACGTATGACTATCCAAATGATAAGTTAGTTGACCAACCGAATGAACAACCGATTGACAAACCGTTTGACAGATCGAATAATGAAGTTGACGCCCCTGTGAAGAAAGATTTCGCTACTAGAATGATGGAAAAAATGGGTTGGAAAAAAGGTGAAGGGTTAGGTAAAGACAAACAGGGTATTAAAGCTCCATTGATATTACAGAAGGTAGATAAAAGAAGTGGGGTAATAATACAAGCACctgttattttaaaaaaaaataattcaaatgaTAGCATTAATTCTTGTGATAGTAAAACTATTTCAAGGATCATTCAGCTAACTAATCTAGTAACTGTTGATGAAGTAGATGATAcgttaaaagaagaaatcgAAGAAGAAGCTTCAAAATTTGGAAACTTACTAAATAGCAATATTGTAATTGACAAAAACTTACATGATGCTTTTGCTGTTAAAATATTCTGTGAGTATGAATCATCTGATCAGGCACAAAATGCCTTGAACACATTCAAAGGAAGAACCTTTGCTGGTAGAAGAGTTGAAGCTTCCTTTGCAGATGAGAAAGAATACACCACCAATTTGAAAGTCGACTGA